A genomic region of Parus major isolate Abel unplaced genomic scaffold, Parus_major1.1 Scaffold1883, whole genome shotgun sequence contains the following coding sequences:
- the LOC107199665 gene encoding transcription factor jun-D-like, with translation MEPPFYRPAPFPGGFCRPEPDYGTLPGSLQQGSPPEPFRGLKPAPCPDGTFFGSGAGTGSFFYPGPGERDAFTGSFAQALDELHQPGPPNVALPEPPALSTTAAGMGGPFPGVPGAEAEAAEAGADSPELLQAERRRLRNRLAASRCRRRKLERIARLEQRVRGLRAQNAALAATAAGLRAQVRRLRGSVRDHAGSGCPLPPGAALGF, from the coding sequence TCCCGGGCGGCTTCTGCCGCCCCGAGCCCGATTACGGCACCTTACCGGGGTCTCTACAACAGGGTTCCCCCCCGGAGCCTTTCCGCGGGCTCAAACCGGCGCCGTGCCCCGACGGCACCTTCTTCGGCAGCGGCGCCGGTACCGGCAGCTTCTTCTACCCCGGTCCCGGCGAGCGCGACGCTTTCACCGGCAGCTTCGCCCAAGCGCTGGACGAGCTGCACCAACCGGGGCCGCCCAACGTGGCGCTCCCGGAGCCACCGGCGCTCAGCACGACGGCGGCGGGGATGGGGGGACCCTTCCCGGGGGTCCCCGGAGCGGAGGCGGAGGCGGCGGAAGCGGGCGCGGACTccccggagctgctgcaggcGGAGCGGCGGAGGCTGCGGAACCGGCTGGCGGCGAGCCGGTGCCGGCGGCGGAAGCTGGAGCGGATCGCCCGTTTGGAGCAGCGCGTCCGGGGGCTCCGGGCACAGAACGCGGCGCTGGCGGCCACGGCGGCGGGGCTGCGAGCCCAGGTGCGGCGGCTCCGCGGCTCCGTGCGGGACCACGCGGGTTCGGGCTGCCCGCTGCCCCCGGGAGCCGCGCTCGGCTTCTAG